ATAATCTCGGCATCTTGCATCGCGAGACGGGCCATGCCGGCGAAGCCGAGACGGCGATGTTAGCGTCGCTGGCGGAATTGCATCGATTGAGCGCCGCGGACGCGGACGACGCGTCGCTCAAGCAGGAAACCGCCCGCGCCCAACTCAACTTGGGGCCGGTGTATCGCGTGCTGGGCCGGCCGGACGAGGCGATCGAACGCTATGCCGAAGCGCTACGACTTTTCGACGAGTTGGTCGCCGCCGATCCACAGCGCCCGGAGTATCGCTTGGAATTGGCGGTGGCCCTCGCGAATTGCGGCAACGCCAGGGCGAGTTTGTCGAACCCGAGGGACGCCTTGATGGACTACGAGCGCGCCGCCTCGCTGCTCAGCAAACTTATGGCCGATCATCCGAGCGTACCGACGTTGCGGCAGGAAATGGCGAACACATGCAATAGCATGGCGGCGGCCCGCACCGCGGTCGGCGAACTGGAGGCCGCCGAATCAGACTGGGCCGAGGCAGTGCGATTGTTGCGCGGGCTGATGGAGGACTTTCCCGAGTTGCCCTCGTACCAAGGGGACCTGGGGATGTCGATCGGCAATCTCGGCTGGGCCGAGGCCGAGCAAAAACAATTCACGGATGCTCGGGAGCATTTGCGCGAGGGCATTGAGCACTTGGTCCACGCGCTGCAAATGAACCCTCGCCAACCTGACTACACGCGCAGTCTCCGAAGTCATCTTTGCACACTCGGCGGGGTTTCGTTGGAATTGAAGGATGGAACCGCCGCGATCGACGCCGCGCGGCGGCTGGCACGCCTGGAATCGGCCGGCGCCGACGACCAATTGGCCGCCGCGTGTTTGCTGGTGCGAACCGCCGCGATGTTCGATCAGGCGCCGGACGATGCCGCCGCGGAATCCGTCAGGTCCGCTGAGCTTTGTGCGGAAGCGTCGCTGATCATCGAGAAAATCAACGCGCTCGACTCCGCCACGCCGGCCCTCAAGTCATCCGCCAGCGACTTACTGGCTGAAAACGTGAAGCGCCATCCATCACTCGAACGAGCCCAGACATTACTCACTACCTCGTCGGACGAGGTGAAGGCCAATGGCCCGTAGGCGCCGTCAAACGTCACCTAGTTTGCCCACTGTTGCGCTGCCTGGAATCTGGATATCGCAATGACGCGGGTTTCGTAAACCTTGCGACGGTGCAAGTGCGATATGAGTGAAGTCGGGACGTCTTCCAACAAGTTCCCGCCCTCAATCCCTGGGCGCCAGTATGGCTTATCGTACACGACTTTCGTTCGCGGTGCGGCTGGCTGCCTGTGTGGCGGTCTACCTAATCATCAATCATGGCGCGCTGTACGCGCAGCCGCCGGGCGTGCCCGTGATTCGCGACAGCAGCGTCGGCTATATCGATCCGGCGATTCCGGGCAATATCGTGCGGCTGCGCGCGGACGCCTCCTACGACAACATCGAAGCGGCGCGGGCGGAGTTCTTCTACCCGCGCACCGGAGCGAGGGGACCAGGCCCCCAATTCTCGGAGACCTCGGTCGACCATCAAGAGATTTCGCTGTACGTCGAACGGGCGTGGAGCGAATTGTTTTCCGGTTTCATCAATGCGCCGGTGCGATTCATTGATCCGGAGATCAACGACAATGACGCCGGTTTCGGAGACCTCGACGCCGGATTCAAATACGCGTTGACGTACTCGCAGCAGTTTTTCACGACCTTCCAGTTGCGAACTTACGTGCCGACCGGAAATGCCCGCGACGGATTGGGCACGGACCACGTAACTATTGAGCCGGCGCTCCTGGGTTATTCCGCGATCACGGATCGAATTCGGCTGGAAGGCGAGTTCCGTTACTGGATTCCCGTCGATGGCACCGACTTCGCCGGCGATACCTTGAGGTATGGGATCGGCGCCAGCTATTTGCTGCCGCTGCAAGGCGCCTTGCGGATTTCGCCGGTTGCGGAGGTCGTGGGTTGGACCATCCTCGGAGGCAAATCCAGCCGGGCCGCCGCACCGGATCAATTCATCATTGAAGACGCGCAAGGGGCGACCTTAGTACACGCCAAACTTGGCGTGCGCGCAAGCCTGGGGCAGCGTTGGAACGTGTACGCGGGGTACGGACGCCCCATGACGGGCGACGCCTGGTACGACGAGACCTTCCGACTCGAACTGCGCTGGCTGTATTGAGCGAGCCCTACTTTTTTTGCTCGCCGGGCGTCGCGCGGCAGGCATCGAGCGCCGGCTGACAATAGCCGTGTAGTCCCAGCGTGATGAGTTCTTCTTCCAACTGCTCCAACGTTGGGTCGTCGAGCGTATCGCGGACTTCGTGGAGCAGAAAGCCCGCGAAACGTTCCCGCGCTCGATGCAGCGACTGGCGGACCCAATCGGCGCTGACCTGGCGTTCCAACTGGGGGCCGAGCGCGACGGCCATTTCGCCGGAGCGCATTTCCGGCTGTGTCGCCCGCAACTGAAGCACACGGTGAAATGGTTGCCCCGATTCTTGCTCCAACCGCTCCAGTGCCTGCCACGCGCGGTTGATGAGCTCGGCTCGCCAGCCTTCCAGAAAGACTTCGTCCTGGCTAGCCAGTCCCGTGTCCTCCGTGGCCGGCTCCAAGCCGTCCGTCAGCGATGTGGCTCGGCGCTTGTTGCGGCGATGGTAATCGCCGATCAAATGAAAGAGCGTCCCCTTCACGTAGTCACGAAACCGGCCGCGCTCGCGATCGACGCGTTTCAAGTCGCCGCGCACAAATCGCAGCGCAAACTCCTGCGACAGTTCATCCGCCGCATCCGCGTTGCGGAGCGCGCCCAGCAAATAGCGCCTCACGACGCTGCCGTACCGCTCGATCAACTGCTCCTGGGCAATGCGAATCGTCTCGGCGGAACCATCGCCATGCGCCCATCCGACGACCGTCCAAAGCGTCT
Above is a genomic segment from Planctomycetia bacterium containing:
- a CDS encoding tetratricopeptide repeat protein codes for the protein NLGILHRETGHAGEAETAMLASLAELHRLSAADADDASLKQETARAQLNLGPVYRVLGRPDEAIERYAEALRLFDELVAADPQRPEYRLELAVALANCGNARASLSNPRDALMDYERAASLLSKLMADHPSVPTLRQEMANTCNSMAAARTAVGELEAAESDWAEAVRLLRGLMEDFPELPSYQGDLGMSIGNLGWAEAEQKQFTDAREHLREGIEHLVHALQMNPRQPDYTRSLRSHLCTLGGVSLELKDGTAAIDAARRLARLESAGADDQLAAACLLVRTAAMFDQAPDDAAAESVRSAELCAEASLIIEKINALDSATPALKSSASDLLAENVKRHPSLERAQTLLTTSSDEVKANGP
- a CDS encoding sigma-70 family RNA polymerase sigma factor: MSEAKSHARLSQIQTLWTVVGWAHGDGSAETIRIAQEQLIERYGSVVRRYLLGALRNADAADELSQEFALRFVRGDLKRVDRERGRFRDYVKGTLFHLIGDYHRRNKRRATSLTDGLEPATEDTGLASQDEVFLEGWRAELINRAWQALERLEQESGQPFHRVLQLRATQPEMRSGEMAVALGPQLERQVSADWVRQSLHRARERFAGFLLHEVRDTLDDPTLEQLEEELITLGLHGYCQPALDACRATPGEQKK